In one Parvibaculum sp. genomic region, the following are encoded:
- a CDS encoding MerR family transcriptional regulator: MTIQKSADAFRTISEVAAELDVPQHVLRFWESKFNQIRPLKRGGGRRYYRPEDVDLLRGVRTLLYNDGYTIKGVQKVFREQGVKFVTETGKGMVDASVAELAREAVERGDQDERDGPARPIGARGRKQLAAVLEDLISLKDEIDETLWADEEEEG, from the coding sequence TTGACGATACAAAAGTCAGCGGACGCCTTTCGTACAATCAGCGAGGTCGCGGCCGAGCTGGATGTGCCCCAGCATGTGCTGCGTTTCTGGGAGAGCAAGTTCAACCAGATCAGGCCGCTGAAGCGCGGTGGCGGAAGGCGCTACTACCGGCCCGAGGATGTGGACCTGCTGCGCGGCGTGCGGACGCTGCTCTACAATGACGGCTACACGATCAAAGGCGTCCAGAAAGTCTTTCGGGAACAAGGCGTTAAGTTCGTCACCGAAACCGGCAAGGGCATGGTCGACGCATCGGTCGCCGAACTGGCGCGCGAGGCGGTGGAGCGCGGCGACCAGGACGAGCGCGACGGACCGGCGCGCCCGATCGGCGCGCGCGGCCGCAAGCAGCTGGCGGCGGTGCTGGAAGACCTGATTTCGCTCAAGGACGAGATCGACGAGACGCTGTGGGCCGACGAGGAAGAGGAAGGCTAA
- the rplM gene encoding 50S ribosomal protein L13, producing the protein MKTYSAKASEIEKKWIVIDAEGIVLGRLASYVANVLRGKTKVTYTPHLDCGDNVIIVNAAKVALTGAKYDDKRYYRHTGHPGGIKETSPKRILEGRFPERVIELAVKRMIPRGPLGRKQMGNLHIYGGAEHPHEAQQPQKIDFAARNRKNVRIA; encoded by the coding sequence ATGAAGACCTATTCCGCGAAAGCCTCGGAGATCGAGAAGAAGTGGATCGTGATCGATGCCGAAGGCATCGTGCTCGGCCGGCTTGCGTCCTATGTCGCCAATGTGCTGCGCGGCAAGACCAAGGTGACCTACACACCTCATCTCGACTGCGGCGACAACGTGATCATCGTCAATGCGGCGAAGGTGGCTCTCACCGGCGCCAAATACGACGACAAGCGCTACTACCGCCACACCGGCCATCCCGGCGGCATCAAGGAAACGAGCCCGAAGCGCATCCTCGAAGGGCGCTTCCCGGAGCGCGTGATCGAACTCGCCGTCAAGCGGATGATCCCGCGCGGGCCGCTCGGCCGCAAGCAGATGGGCAATCTGCACATCTATGGCGGCGCCGAACATCCGCATGAGGCGCAGCAGCCGCAGAAGATCGACTTCGCGGCGCGCAACCGCAAGAACGTCAGGATCGCATGA
- a CDS encoding EamA family transporter codes for MTLTVTLAVLLSAVLHATWNAMVKTGADRLMTMGWIAAATGLVALPFLPFIPFPGWDVARILALSFALHAGYKLFLVKCYEHGDFGQVYPLSRGLAPAIVTVIGAIWLGEILPTPAFIGIALVALGIVSLAFRRTNGAGLPNDPRALAYALGTSLFIAAYTLNDGLGGRIAESPHIYVIWLFAGDGLIFFLLVLWRRGRKFLVPQRAMAIGFAGGVMSVIAYWLVIWAMTLAPLGPVAALRETSVVFAALISGLLLKEGLGWRAIAAACVVAAGVILLRM; via the coding sequence TTGACCCTCACCGTCACGCTTGCCGTCCTTCTTTCCGCCGTCCTGCACGCCACCTGGAACGCGATGGTCAAGACCGGCGCCGACCGGCTGATGACCATGGGCTGGATCGCGGCGGCGACGGGCCTTGTCGCGCTGCCCTTCCTGCCCTTCATTCCCTTTCCGGGCTGGGACGTCGCCAGGATCCTCGCGCTCTCCTTCGCGCTGCATGCGGGCTACAAACTCTTCCTGGTCAAATGCTACGAACACGGAGATTTCGGCCAGGTCTATCCGCTGTCGCGCGGCCTCGCCCCGGCGATCGTCACCGTCATCGGCGCAATCTGGCTCGGCGAAATCCTGCCCACGCCCGCTTTCATCGGCATCGCGCTGGTCGCGCTCGGCATTGTCAGCCTCGCCTTCCGCCGCACCAATGGCGCGGGCCTGCCGAACGATCCGCGCGCGCTCGCCTATGCGCTCGGCACCTCGCTCTTCATCGCCGCCTACACGCTGAACGACGGCCTCGGCGGCCGCATCGCCGAAAGCCCGCACATCTATGTGATCTGGCTCTTCGCCGGCGACGGGTTGATCTTCTTCCTGCTGGTGCTCTGGCGGCGCGGCCGGAAATTCCTGGTGCCGCAGCGCGCCATGGCCATCGGCTTTGCCGGCGGCGTGATGTCCGTCATCGCCTACTGGCTGGTGATCTGGGCGATGACGCTGGCGCCGCTCGGCCCCGTCGCCGCGCTGCGCGAAACCAGCGTCGTCTTCGCCGCCCTCATCTCCGGCCTCCTGCTGAAAGAAGGCCTCGGCTGGCGCGCCATCGCCGCCGCCTGCGTCGTCGCGGCGGGCGTTATATTGCTCAGAATGTAG
- a CDS encoding GNAT family N-acetyltransferase, with amino-acid sequence MPPVTLTTERLILRPWRDADFAPFAAMSADPKVMEHFPGTLSRAESDNVAQILKSDIEIMGYGFWAVEVPGVAPFIGFTGIRPVTFEAHFTPAVEIGWRLAPAHWGKGYAWEAARAALAHGFGAGLPEIVSFTVTGNLRSQAVMQRLGMTHDPKDDFDHPNLAPGHKLRRHVLYRMKRP; translated from the coding sequence ATGCCCCCCGTCACGCTCACGACCGAACGCCTGATCCTGCGCCCCTGGCGGGACGCCGACTTCGCGCCCTTCGCCGCCATGTCGGCCGACCCCAAAGTAATGGAGCATTTCCCGGGCACGCTCTCCCGCGCCGAAAGCGACAATGTCGCGCAGATCCTGAAATCCGACATCGAAATCATGGGCTACGGCTTCTGGGCCGTCGAAGTGCCGGGCGTCGCCCCCTTCATCGGCTTCACCGGCATCCGCCCCGTCACCTTCGAGGCGCATTTCACCCCTGCGGTCGAGATCGGCTGGCGCCTCGCGCCGGCCCATTGGGGCAAGGGCTATGCGTGGGAGGCCGCTCGCGCCGCGCTGGCCCACGGCTTCGGCGCCGGCCTCCCCGAAATCGTCTCCTTCACCGTCACCGGCAATTTGCGCTCGCAAGCCGTCATGCAGCGCCTCGGCATGACCCACGACCCGAAGGACGATTTCGACCACCCGAACCTCGCCCCCGGCCACAAGCTCCGGCGGCATGTGCTTTACCGGATGAAGCGCCCCTGA
- a CDS encoding DUF2842 domain-containing protein produces MRLGIRTRKLIGTVVLLIGLTLYSFLVMTVAVSGHLPDNGAVQFFYYLTAGVAWAFPAKYLIVWMVRPDPA; encoded by the coding sequence ATGCGTCTCGGCATCCGCACCCGCAAACTGATCGGCACCGTCGTGCTGTTGATCGGCCTGACGCTTTATTCGTTTCTGGTGATGACGGTTGCGGTCAGCGGCCACCTGCCGGACAACGGCGCGGTGCAGTTTTTCTACTACCTGACGGCGGGTGTCGCCTGGGCCTTCCCGGCGAAATATCTGATCGTCTGGATGGTCCGTCCCGACCCGGCCTGA
- the argC gene encoding N-acetyl-gamma-glutamyl-phosphate reductase, whose product MTTKVFIDGEVGTTGLQIRARLDGRDDLELISLGEAKRKDAGARKDALNAADIVVLCLPDDAAREAVSLIDNKTTRVIDASTAHRVADGWVYGFPEMTAAQRQLVSGAARVTNPGCYPTGAIALTRPLVEAGLLPASWPLTVNAVSGYSGGGKQMIAEFEDEASSNYTLEAFRAYALGLAHKHVPEMQANMGLSHPPLFTPNVGRYAQGMIVEVPLQLWALPGAPALGGVHEVLAAAYEGARFVSVAALADSAAMTKLDPEQLNGTNAMKLFVFGNEKTKQARLVALLDNLGKGASGQAVQCLNLMIGADEGLGVNL is encoded by the coding sequence ATGACGACGAAGGTTTTCATCGACGGCGAAGTGGGGACGACGGGGTTGCAGATCCGGGCGCGGCTCGACGGGCGCGACGATCTGGAACTGATTTCGCTCGGCGAGGCGAAGCGCAAGGATGCGGGCGCGCGGAAAGATGCGCTCAACGCCGCCGACATCGTGGTGCTGTGCCTGCCGGACGATGCGGCGCGCGAGGCGGTGTCGCTGATCGACAACAAGACCACGCGCGTCATCGACGCCTCGACGGCGCATCGGGTGGCGGACGGCTGGGTTTACGGGTTTCCCGAAATGACGGCGGCGCAGCGGCAGCTTGTGTCGGGCGCGGCACGCGTCACCAATCCCGGCTGCTATCCGACCGGCGCCATCGCGCTGACGCGGCCGCTTGTCGAAGCGGGGCTGCTGCCGGCCTCATGGCCGCTCACCGTCAACGCGGTGTCGGGCTATTCGGGCGGCGGCAAGCAGATGATCGCCGAGTTCGAGGACGAGGCGTCGTCGAACTACACGCTCGAAGCCTTCCGCGCCTATGCGCTCGGCCTCGCGCACAAGCATGTGCCGGAGATGCAGGCGAATATGGGGCTTTCGCATCCGCCGCTCTTCACGCCGAATGTCGGGCGCTATGCGCAGGGCATGATCGTCGAAGTGCCGCTGCAGCTCTGGGCGCTGCCGGGCGCGCCGGCGCTTGGTGGCGTGCATGAGGTGCTGGCGGCGGCCTATGAAGGCGCGCGGTTCGTGTCGGTGGCGGCGCTTGCCGACAGTGCGGCGATGACCAAGCTCGACCCCGAGCAATTGAACGGCACCAACGCGATGAAGCTGTTCGTTTTCGGCAACGAGAAGACGAAGCAGGCGCGGCTTGTGGCGCTCCTCGACAATCTCGGCAAGGGCGCGTCGGGCCAGGCGGTGCAGTGCCTCAATCTGATGATCGGCGCGGATGAGGGGCTTGGCGTCAATCTTTGA
- the rpsI gene encoding 30S ribosomal protein S9, protein MSETTTLEGLKEAIAPAAEAAPAEPKLDKFGRAYATGKRKNAVARVWIKPGSGRISINGRALEVYFARPVLRMILNQPLVTAAREKQYDITCTVVGGGLSGQAGAIRHGISRALTFFEPGLRPALKKEGFLTRDSRVVERKKYGKAKARRSFQFSKR, encoded by the coding sequence ATGTCCGAAACAACCACGCTTGAAGGCCTGAAAGAAGCGATCGCACCGGCGGCGGAAGCCGCGCCGGCGGAGCCGAAGCTCGACAAGTTCGGCCGCGCCTATGCAACCGGCAAGCGCAAGAACGCCGTTGCCCGCGTCTGGATCAAGCCGGGCTCGGGGCGCATCAGCATCAATGGCCGCGCGCTCGAAGTCTACTTCGCGCGTCCGGTGCTGCGCATGATCCTCAACCAGCCGCTGGTGACAGCCGCGCGCGAGAAGCAGTACGACATCACCTGCACGGTGGTGGGCGGCGGCTTGTCGGGCCAGGCGGGCGCCATCCGTCACGGCATTTCGCGGGCGCTGACCTTCTTCGAACCGGGCCTGCGTCCGGCGCTGAAGAAGGAAGGCTTCCTCACGCGCGACAGCCGCGTGGTCGAGCGCAAGAAATATGGCAAGGCGAAGGCCCGCCGCAGCTTCCAGTTCTCGAAGCGCTGA
- a CDS encoding beta-ketoacyl-ACP synthase III has protein sequence MSTIRTIIAGTGSYLPARVMTNDDLSKIVETTDEWIVERTGIHSRHIAADGELTSDLALAAARAAIADAGIDAQEIDTIILATTTPDYTFPATAVTVQAELGLHHGAAFDIQAVCSGFVYALTIADTFIRTGQSKTALVIGAETFSRLLDWTDRTTCVLFGDGAGAVVVKGAAGEGTNADRGVLTAHLHSDGRYKDKLYVDGGPSSTQSTGHVRMEGREVFRHAVVNIAEAITESLAATGLNADDIDWFVPHQANKRILDGTAKRIGLPPEKVVLTVAEQGNTSAASVPLAFDTAVKDGRIKKGDLVLLEAMGGGFTWGSLLLRF, from the coding sequence GTGAGTACAATCAGAACAATTATTGCGGGCACGGGGAGCTATCTGCCGGCCCGGGTGATGACCAACGACGACTTGTCGAAGATCGTCGAGACGACCGATGAGTGGATCGTCGAGCGGACCGGCATTCACAGCCGGCACATCGCGGCGGACGGCGAATTGACATCGGATCTGGCGCTGGCTGCGGCGCGCGCGGCGATCGCCGATGCCGGCATCGACGCGCAAGAGATCGATACAATCATTCTGGCGACGACGACGCCCGATTATACATTTCCGGCAACCGCGGTGACGGTGCAGGCCGAGCTCGGCCTGCATCACGGTGCAGCCTTCGACATCCAGGCGGTCTGTTCGGGCTTCGTATATGCGCTGACCATCGCCGATACCTTCATCCGCACCGGGCAGTCGAAGACGGCGCTGGTGATCGGCGCCGAGACGTTTTCACGGCTGCTCGACTGGACCGACCGGACGACCTGCGTGCTGTTCGGCGATGGCGCGGGTGCCGTGGTGGTCAAGGGCGCGGCGGGCGAGGGGACGAATGCCGATCGCGGCGTCCTGACTGCGCATCTCCATTCCGACGGGCGTTACAAGGACAAGCTCTATGTCGATGGCGGGCCGTCCTCGACGCAATCGACAGGGCATGTCCGGATGGAGGGGCGCGAGGTTTTCCGTCACGCCGTGGTCAATATCGCCGAGGCGATCACCGAATCGCTGGCGGCGACGGGGCTCAATGCCGATGACATTGACTGGTTCGTGCCGCATCAGGCCAACAAGCGGATTCTCGACGGCACGGCCAAGCGGATCGGCCTGCCGCCCGAGAAGGTTGTGCTGACGGTGGCCGAACAAGGCAATACCTCCGCGGCGTCCGTGCCACTGGCGTTCGACACGGCGGTCAAGGATGGCCGAATCAAGAAAGGCGACCTTGTGCTGCTTGAGGCGATGGGCGGCGGATTTACCTGGGGATCGCTGTTGCTGCGATTCTAG
- a CDS encoding sulfotransferase, producing MNVVLIFGARRTGTTLLNQILCNDPDANAHVGECQLLTRMLGSFRWATTNYDRVVQWYFDDYEGCRDLFRRQIDDFLRVSAAHFGGVENLVLKNPEMSRFKAEIDVLMPTAKQVICVRDPRDQIVSELDVGKRQAERGMDGDAAKAFKNRDVAGLAKKYTSYYAPMLSGEPENSMFVRYEDVIQALEPTLRKIEKFTGLDLSQYDPDSEWKRFEHKEHIRKMPAYVEQYGSALDASRVGRFRETLTEKEVETIDAICAEPLAKFYGGRMHSDDRVHGR from the coding sequence ATGAACGTCGTACTGATCTTCGGCGCCCGGCGTACCGGGACGACTCTTCTCAATCAAATCCTTTGCAACGACCCCGATGCGAATGCGCATGTCGGGGAGTGTCAGTTGCTGACCCGGATGCTTGGCAGCTTTCGCTGGGCGACGACAAATTACGACCGTGTGGTGCAGTGGTACTTCGACGACTACGAGGGTTGCAGGGATTTGTTCAGAAGGCAGATCGACGATTTCCTGCGCGTTTCGGCCGCGCATTTCGGCGGCGTGGAAAACCTGGTTCTGAAGAACCCCGAGATGAGCAGATTCAAGGCCGAAATCGACGTGCTGATGCCCACCGCCAAGCAGGTGATCTGCGTTCGGGATCCGCGCGACCAGATTGTATCGGAGCTCGATGTGGGCAAGCGGCAGGCGGAGCGGGGGATGGACGGCGACGCGGCCAAGGCTTTCAAGAACAGGGACGTTGCCGGGTTGGCGAAGAAGTACACGTCCTACTATGCGCCGATGCTGTCCGGTGAGCCGGAAAATTCAATGTTCGTGCGTTATGAAGACGTGATACAGGCGCTCGAGCCGACGCTAAGAAAAATCGAGAAATTCACGGGGCTCGATCTGTCGCAGTACGATCCGGATTCGGAATGGAAGCGTTTCGAGCACAAGGAGCACATACGCAAGATGCCGGCCTATGTCGAGCAGTACGGTTCCGCGCTCGACGCCTCCCGCGTCGGCCGATTTCGGGAAACGCTGACGGAGAAGGAAGTGGAAACGATCGACGCAATCTGCGCTGAACCGCTGGCGAAGTTTTATGGCGGCCGGATGCATTCGGACGATCGTGTTCATGGGCGGTGA
- a CDS encoding integration host factor subunit alpha: MEAMGETVTRAHLSEAVYQEVGLSRNESTELVELVLSQIADSLAQGDTVKLSSFGSFSVRKKGGRMGRNPKTGEEVPIKPRRVLVFRPSHVLKERINGALNGKSAAAD; this comes from the coding sequence GTGGAGGCCATGGGGGAAACTGTGACGCGCGCGCATTTGAGCGAGGCGGTCTATCAGGAAGTCGGTTTGTCGCGGAACGAATCCACCGAGCTCGTGGAACTGGTGCTGTCGCAGATCGCGGACAGCCTGGCGCAGGGCGACACCGTGAAACTTTCATCGTTCGGATCGTTCTCGGTACGGAAGAAGGGTGGCCGCATGGGCCGTAATCCGAAAACCGGCGAGGAAGTGCCGATCAAGCCGCGGCGTGTGCTGGTGTTTCGTCCGAGCCATGTGCTCAAGGAGCGCATCAACGGGGCGCTGAACGGCAAGTCGGCGGCGGCCGACTAA
- a CDS encoding O-acetylhomoserine aminocarboxypropyltransferase, with product MTDRKFDTLAIHAGAKPDPTTGARATPIYQTTSFVFDDVDHAASLFGLQAFGNIYTRITNPTTAVLEERVAALEGGTAALAVASGHAAQMLAFHTLLEPGDRFVAVKQLYGGSINQFGHSFKKFGWEVDWADGTDPASIKSAIGPKTKAVFIESLANPGGIVMDIAAIAKVAHDAGVPLIVDNTLASPYLCRPIEHGADIVVHSATKFLGGHGNSMGGIIVDSGKFDWVKSGKYKTMTEPCASYHGLKIAETFGPIAFAIACRVLGLRDLGPAISPFNAFMILTGIETLPLRMQRHSDSALKVAKFLKDHPKVTWVSYAGLDSDPFNKLMKKYSPKGAGAVFTFGVKGGYEAGVELVGKVELLSHLANVGDTRSLIIHPSSTTHRQLTEDQQKAAGAGPDVVRLSIGLEDPADIIADLEQALGA from the coding sequence ATGACCGACCGCAAATTCGACACCCTCGCCATCCATGCCGGCGCCAAGCCCGACCCCACCACAGGCGCCCGCGCCACGCCGATCTACCAGACGACCTCCTTCGTCTTCGACGATGTCGATCACGCGGCCTCGCTGTTCGGCCTCCAGGCCTTCGGCAACATCTACACCCGCATCACCAACCCGACGACCGCCGTGCTCGAAGAGCGCGTCGCGGCGCTGGAAGGCGGCACGGCGGCGCTCGCCGTTGCGTCCGGTCACGCGGCGCAGATGCTCGCCTTCCACACGTTGCTCGAACCGGGCGACCGCTTCGTCGCCGTCAAGCAGCTTTACGGTGGCTCGATCAACCAGTTCGGTCACTCCTTCAAGAAATTCGGCTGGGAAGTCGATTGGGCCGACGGCACCGATCCGGCCTCGATCAAGTCCGCCATCGGTCCGAAGACCAAGGCCGTCTTCATCGAAAGCCTCGCCAATCCCGGCGGCATCGTCATGGACATCGCGGCGATCGCCAAGGTCGCGCATGACGCCGGCGTGCCGCTGATCGTCGACAACACGCTGGCCTCGCCTTACCTCTGCCGGCCGATCGAACACGGCGCCGACATCGTCGTTCACTCCGCGACCAAGTTCCTCGGCGGCCACGGCAATTCGATGGGCGGCATCATCGTCGACAGCGGCAAGTTCGACTGGGTGAAGTCCGGCAAGTACAAGACCATGACCGAGCCTTGCGCCTCATATCACGGCTTGAAGATCGCCGAGACCTTCGGCCCCATCGCCTTCGCCATTGCCTGCCGCGTCCTCGGCCTGCGCGATCTCGGCCCCGCCATCTCGCCCTTCAACGCCTTCATGATCCTGACCGGCATCGAAACGCTGCCGCTCCGCATGCAGCGCCATTCAGACTCGGCGCTGAAGGTGGCGAAGTTCCTGAAGGATCACCCCAAGGTCACCTGGGTCTCCTATGCCGGCCTCGACAGCGACCCCTTCAACAAGCTGATGAAGAAATATTCGCCGAAAGGCGCCGGCGCCGTCTTCACCTTCGGCGTCAAGGGCGGCTACGAGGCGGGCGTCGAGCTTGTCGGCAAGGTCGAACTCTTGAGCCACCTCGCCAATGTCGGCGACACCCGCAGTCTGATCATCCACCCCTCCTCCACCACACATCGTCAGTTGACGGAGGATCAACAGAAGGCCGCCGGCGCCGGCCCCGACGTCGTCCGCCTCTCCATCGGCCTCGAAGACCCCGCCGACATCATCGCCGACCTCGAACAGGCGCTGGGGGCGTGA
- a CDS encoding COX15/CtaA family protein, producing the protein MSLLSRINAAERSDADHRAIAIWLAAVAALVFIMVVVGGLTRLTESGLSITEWKPVTGALPPMSEEHWQAEFDLYRQIPQYQLINKGMSLAEFKTIYWWEWSHRFLGRLIGLAFFVPFVWFLVTRRVERALLPRLVGLFVLGGMQGVLGWWMVMSGLTERTEVSQYRLAAHLGLATLIYMALVWTVFDLQRGKATRALGGIAKAALALVIFVFLQTILGAFVAGLRAGAVYNTWPLMDGAWLPDGLMRMSPLWHNFFENHLTVQFQHRIAAYLLLLAALWHWFAARRTAAADSAGLLLLAIVLQALLGIWTVLWVVPIPLGAAHQAGALIVLTLAFAHAHRVMR; encoded by the coding sequence ATGAGCCTTCTGTCCCGGATCAATGCCGCCGAACGCAGCGACGCTGACCATCGCGCCATCGCGATCTGGCTGGCGGCGGTCGCCGCACTCGTCTTCATCATGGTGGTGGTGGGCGGGCTGACGCGGCTGACCGAAAGCGGGTTGTCGATCACCGAATGGAAGCCCGTGACCGGCGCGTTGCCGCCGATGAGCGAGGAACACTGGCAGGCCGAATTCGATCTCTACCGCCAGATCCCGCAATACCAACTCATCAACAAGGGCATGTCGCTTGCCGAATTCAAGACGATCTACTGGTGGGAGTGGAGCCATCGCTTTCTCGGGCGGCTGATCGGGCTCGCCTTCTTCGTGCCCTTCGTCTGGTTCCTCGTGACGCGGCGCGTCGAGCGGGCGCTGCTGCCGCGGCTTGTCGGGCTGTTCGTGCTGGGCGGCATGCAAGGCGTGCTCGGCTGGTGGATGGTGATGAGCGGGCTGACGGAGCGCACGGAGGTCAGCCAGTACCGGCTGGCGGCGCATCTGGGGCTGGCGACGCTGATCTATATGGCGCTGGTCTGGACGGTGTTCGACCTCCAGCGCGGCAAGGCGACGCGGGCGCTTGGCGGCATCGCCAAGGCGGCGCTGGCGCTGGTCATCTTCGTCTTTCTACAGACGATCCTCGGCGCCTTCGTGGCGGGCTTGCGGGCGGGCGCCGTCTACAACACCTGGCCGCTGATGGACGGCGCATGGCTGCCGGACGGGCTGATGCGCATGTCGCCGCTCTGGCATAATTTTTTCGAGAACCATCTGACCGTGCAGTTCCAGCACCGGATCGCGGCCTATCTCTTGTTGCTGGCGGCGCTGTGGCACTGGTTTGCGGCGCGCCGGACGGCGGCGGCGGACAGCGCGGGGCTGTTGCTGCTCGCGATTGTCCTGCAGGCGCTGCTTGGCATCTGGACAGTGTTGTGGGTCGTGCCGATCCCGCTTGGCGCGGCACATCAGGCGGGCGCGCTGATCGTGCTGACGTTGGCGTTTGCGCATGCGCACCGGGTGATGCGGTAG
- a CDS encoding PaaI family thioesterase, translating into MSVEALEDFMAREFPQMREGGALTRIEAVGPGFARLRLAFAERNLRPGGTVSGPAMMALADYAMYAAVLAHIGPVALAVTTNLSINFLRKPKPAEIIGEARLLKLGRALAVGEIAMWQEGAADDPVAHAVSTYSIPPK; encoded by the coding sequence ATGAGCGTCGAGGCGCTGGAAGACTTCATGGCGCGGGAGTTTCCGCAGATGCGGGAAGGGGGCGCGCTGACGCGGATCGAGGCGGTGGGGCCGGGTTTTGCGCGGCTCAGGCTTGCCTTCGCCGAACGCAATCTCCGGCCCGGCGGCACCGTATCCGGGCCCGCCATGATGGCACTCGCCGACTATGCGATGTATGCGGCGGTGCTGGCGCATATCGGTCCGGTGGCGCTGGCGGTCACCACCAACCTTTCGATCAATTTTCTGCGGAAACCGAAGCCTGCCGAGATTATCGGCGAGGCGCGGCTGTTGAAGCTCGGGCGGGCGCTGGCGGTGGGCGAGATCGCGATGTGGCAGGAGGGGGCGGCGGACGACCCTGTGGCCCATGCGGTTTCGACCTATTCGATCCCGCCGAAGTGA
- a CDS encoding enoyl-CoA hydratase has protein sequence MSQPAAKTAAEPLLIREDKSGIARLTMNRPAQRNALSHDLMDAMQAEFARIAEDRAVRVVVLTGAGPGFCAGHDLKELTAARAEADRGRAFYEATMRQCSALMQAIVHCPKPVIARVHGIATAAGCQLVASCDLAIAATEAKFATPGVNIGLFCSTPMVALSRNVARKQAMEMLLTGEMISAARAVEIGLVNRAVPAEELDATVTDLARLIASKSAHTVSIGKRAFYEQLEKPLAEAYDYASEVMVKNMLARDAEEGIGAFIEKRDPKWEDR, from the coding sequence ATGAGCCAGCCCGCCGCGAAAACCGCCGCCGAGCCCCTGCTGATCCGCGAGGACAAATCCGGCATCGCCCGCCTGACCATGAACCGCCCGGCGCAGCGCAACGCCCTGTCGCACGACCTGATGGACGCGATGCAGGCCGAATTCGCGCGCATCGCCGAGGACCGCGCGGTGCGCGTCGTCGTGCTGACCGGCGCCGGTCCCGGCTTCTGCGCCGGCCACGACCTGAAGGAACTGACCGCCGCCCGCGCCGAAGCCGATCGCGGCCGCGCCTTCTACGAGGCGACGATGCGTCAATGCAGCGCGCTGATGCAGGCGATCGTTCATTGTCCGAAGCCGGTCATCGCCCGCGTCCACGGCATCGCGACGGCCGCCGGCTGCCAGCTTGTCGCCAGCTGCGATCTCGCCATCGCCGCGACCGAAGCGAAATTCGCGACGCCCGGCGTCAATATCGGTCTCTTCTGTTCGACGCCGATGGTCGCCTTGTCGCGCAACGTCGCCCGCAAGCAGGCGATGGAAATGCTGCTGACCGGCGAAATGATTTCCGCCGCCCGCGCCGTCGAGATCGGCCTCGTCAACCGCGCGGTACCGGCCGAAGAACTCGACGCCACGGTGACGGATCTTGCGCGCCTCATCGCCTCGAAATCGGCGCACACGGTCTCGATCGGCAAGCGCGCCTTCTACGAGCAACTCGAAAAGCCGCTCGCCGAGGCTTACGACTATGCCAGCGAAGTGATGGTCAAAAACATGCTCGCCCGCGACGCCGAGGAAGGCATCGGCGCCTTCATCGAAAAGCGCGACCCGAAATGGGAAGACCGCTGA
- a CDS encoding CoA-binding protein has protein sequence MPTANEVEPGDIEHILHETKLIALVGASSNPRRDSHGVMQFLQAKGYRVIPVNPGLAGQSLNGEKVYAALSDIPEKIDMVDVFRNSEAAGPVADEAVAIGAKYIWMQLGVVNEEAAARARAAGLKVVMNRCPKIEIPKLGV, from the coding sequence ATGCCAACCGCAAATGAGGTCGAGCCCGGCGACATCGAACACATCCTGCACGAGACGAAACTGATCGCCCTTGTCGGCGCCAGTTCCAATCCGCGCCGCGACTCCCATGGCGTGATGCAGTTCCTTCAGGCAAAAGGCTACCGCGTGATCCCGGTCAATCCGGGCCTCGCCGGCCAGAGCCTCAACGGCGAGAAGGTCTATGCGGCACTCTCCGACATTCCCGAAAAGATCGACATGGTCGATGTCTTCCGCAATTCCGAAGCCGCCGGCCCCGTCGCCGACGAAGCCGTCGCCATCGGCGCCAAATACATCTGGATGCAGCTCGGCGTCGTCAACGAAGAAGCTGCCGCCCGCGCCCGCGCCGCCGGCCTGAAAGTCGTGATGAACCGGTGTCCGAAAATCGAGATACCGAAATTGGGGGTGTAA